TGTGGTAGACTTAAGGGCAggttttgtattcatttttgTGAAGGTATCTTTTTCCCAGTATAGCTCTAACATGACACATCACTTCTGAAATGCATTGGACATCTTTTTAGTAGAGAATGTCCTGAAAATATAGTTACAAGATGTTAAATCGTCTAGGGCCTGTTTTAAGCATTTGCAACATGTGCCTTGTGTAAAATCCTCTGTGCAACAGTGTATTTTATGTTGAAGAGATtcatcaccatggtaaatgtgcTTTGTAAGACAGGAAACAAGATTATAACATGTAGCACAACACATGATAATGGTGACAAGattaatttcatcaaaattatCATTGTAATCCCTTTCTTGCATGAATTTGCAATGACTTTTGTTTAATAAAAACAGATGGTAATGTTTATACCCTGATTTGGTAAAACTGACCAtagtatatattttcttttcatagtTCGAGCAGAAGAGCTATCAAACAGTAAGGTAAGCATAATATCAGAATTTCAGCTCAAAAGTACAGTATCAAGTTGAtcctagttttttttttacccctttTACCCTTGCAACTTTAGATGAAGCCGGAAATGTATTGTCATACTTGTGTACGTCTGTCCACCCATAGTGACTAAAGTGTCTTTTTATAAAGAACCTGTTCATGAATTGTGTTAAAATTTGTGATCTTCAACTCTGCTCCAGTATGAAGCCTATTAAAACCGGCGATATTTTTGTTCTGACTGGCCTGTTACATACTGCGAAAAAGACACCCAAGGGAATGATGATGAGATGTAGGTTTAAGAGCATGTCCTTAAATACAGATATTTGGCAATAAATCTTGAATTTTATTTCTGCTTTAGGAGGTCATTCATTTTCAATTCAAAGCCACGAATTTGGACAAAATGGACTTTTTTGGCAAGTCTGATCCCTTCTTGGTGTTTAAGCGAGCAAATGAGGATTCAAGGTTAGCATTACCTGTATGGATGATGATATATTTTGGAagatctaaaattttgttctAAAAAGTTTTTCTTAGAATACATTGCATAAGTCTCTGTAGGATAGAAAGGTTGCagcttcatttttttgttttctcagttATACAGTGGTTCACAAAACAGAAGTAATCAAAAACACCCTCAATCCTACCTGGAGGCCTTTCAGCATTAGTGGAAGGGCACTCTGTAATGGAGATTACGACAGGTATGCCATTCTTCATAATTCTGGTATTGAAATGTACAAGAAATGTTGTTGACTTGTTACTTCAGTGTCTTTCATGTCATCTTGATATTAAGGTAGAGAAGGGGATAATGAGTTATGGATAGAAGGTGACATTACAGCTCAATAATTATATCTTTTAGAGTCATTTGTTTTGTAGATCAAATAatactttttcacaaaatatcagtctGATCTGTGCATGTAATCTGTAGTAAAGTTCCTAAAAGTTATAAAACTTtattcaaactttagaatcatttcagAACTATATATAGTGTAGGAATAGTAcaatctgatatttactgaaagaaaaaatacagaaaatttgatttgatttttgaatAGAGATTTTGTACCCCAAATCTCTATTGCAGCCtctttaaaatttgaaagaaaggaacatgtttttatttgtttcagaactATTAAAGTGGAGTGCTATGACTGGAATAGCAATGGAACGTGAGTATTGATGTTTCACATTGaatatcattacatgtatatgccaatTGGGAATATTTGGCACTGATCAATGGTTTGTTTAGAGTTGAGCACATccgtttgttttttctttcttttgaacTGATGGATAAATTATTTCATGGTTGTATTGTTGCTTACAAAGTAGGTTTCCATTATAAGACAAACGTGTTTGTGTACTTACATTTGTTTACCAGCTTTCAGGttacaaaatataatatacataaagGTGTATGTGTATTCTTTATGTATATTATaggacacacatgtacattttttactttatattaaGTGAGTCACACATTGCACTCAAACCTCTttctttgtcatggtgaaaaggAATAAGAATTAAAGCAAAATGTTTGTTGTATGTTTCAGGAGTGATTTTATTGGAGAATTTGTGACAAATTTAAGGGAGTTGACAAGAGGAGCAGGCACATCAAATAACTATGAGGTAaccatacaaatatattaaagcCCTGTTGTGTATTCCAGTTTCAAACCTTTATAATGGTTTTAAAGGTGTGAACGTGTCTCTATGTAACATTTATTACTAAAGGAtgtaatgcatttattttcacttgtttttagTTTAGTGTATTTTTTAATACCTCTATAGAATTTGAAATATAAACATGTGCCAGTAAACttgataaaactgacaacatttTTAAGTAGCAAATCTTCATAATGGTACATTTATACCAGAAAACTAGTCGGTATGTGTCATTTAATATGTTCTGTAACTGTATTCAGcagtaatacatgcacatgttgttTGTTATTCAATCTATTTGTTTTAAAGACCATTTCTCtggcctcaaagtcgggagacctgggcaGGCCACGCCAAAGACTtataaaatggtacttgttgctgccccgCTTGGCACTTAGCACTGAGACattagagcagggaaacaggactCGCTGGCTGGGTGTCAGTGTAgtgtgtctgggtggggtgtctgttgtctttggtatgatacttctcattgtcatatgactggaaaattgtgatgtacaacattaaacctcaagcatacatacatacacaagtgTTTAATAAGACCTTGACTAGGATATATCTATATCTCAACAACAGTTTATAGAAACCGTGTGACAACTGGATAGGTAAAATGTAGGGGAAAGATCTGGTATCTTgttatttggtgtttttttttttttttttttttttttttttttctgcatgttcatttgtaatttACAACTACATCTGGCATTAATTTTTGCTTTGAGATTAGCTGTAGGTTTGTAACGACTAAGTTCAAGTACCACTGACTCTTTAAAGTAAAGTAAACTGCTGCTTAGGCAATTTGTGCATTATGGATTTTTGAATGATTGTAACCATTTGTTATGAATACATCACCTACTACACTTTTTGATGGGTTTTCCCTAAGCTTCATATCGATTCCATTGTCTGATTTGCATTGGTGTATGAAAGTGACTTCCAGAATCATGCCCCTTTCAAGAGAGAATCAGGCCTATGAGTTATGAATGGTTTGTGAAAACAACTTCTCTAATAGGTTTGAATAGATTTTCTCCAAATACAAGATACTTGGGGGACTACATGGGGATGCACATGTTGAATTGGGATTAGGGTACGACCATTATTTGCAGATTAATGGCTCTTCTGGGAGAGATTCAGGGCTGGAAGATATGAAAATATGTGAACAGATCCTCACCAACAGGTTAAAGTGTATTATATGTACTGTTTACATAACAAACCAAACTTCCAAATCCACATGTGGACGTACATAGTAGatgtatgtagtaaatttgGATTTGGTGTACTTGACTTACATGCATTTTCTAATCATATTTGCAACATTGTCTAAAAAAAAGCtaacttcatttacagtgtACTATTTCTTTCTCAACCCAAACTAAGTATTCTAGATGGAAATGGCCATTGtatttttggtgtattttaatGATTAGCATATTGGCATTTGTTATATAGATGAACCCTATTAACTCACATGTTAGTTTACAGTATataatgttatgtacatgtatgattttttgCTGATTTGTAGGACGATAGATCTTCCCAGCAATGGGAAGTAAGTAGTCTGTTATCTAATTTGCATGTTTATGATTTCTCACCCGAAGCTAGGCACAGGTACACATATTCCTGCTTGCTTTATgttctttcagttttttttttttaagtgtctGCCTTTCAAGTCTGCCCTCCATTTGATGTCTTTTAGTACAAAAATGTATTGTTAACTCTGTTTTCTAACAGTTGTCTTGATTATGTGTCCAAGATGAGAGGTTTATCTGGATGGCTGGGTTGCACTCTCATAATCTTTGTTTAAACTTTATTAATGTGTGATCCTGTGACATTTCCATTGATGTCTGTTCTAGGagtgtttgtatgttttttggTGCTGGGCACACTTACGATAAAAGTTGCTGTTACTGATTATTGATTACATGGGTCAGGATATGGCATTTAGACTTACAAGACAGTGACTGAATTTGACTTTAATGCAAATTTGTCAGAGGCTTGAGTATAAATACACCTGACCATATTCATTAGGTCTGgagtttaaaagaaaattacaaaatagATTGCAATAATAGAATGTTCTGTTCatattgttattataataatggaAATGGTATACTcaatataaaaaattttttcttgAGAAATAGATTTCATAGAACATAGAGGCACATGATAAAGTAACATTCACATCATGCATGTACTAATAGAATGTGATAGCCTTCTGTATCTTGTGTATTTTGGGATTTCTTACATGTGATTCTTATTTCAAGTTTAGCTGATTTTATGCCTTCAGATCAAACtgtttcaattttgaaattacTTGAAtctaattgttgttttatatattctGTTTTGAAAAAGGTAATCAACCcacagaagaaaaagaagaaaaaatcatacaaaaattCAGGCCAGGTAATCAGCTCTAAGTTATTATAAAGAACATTAAAACATATTGTTTTGTCTATAGCTGTATTATTAAGATGCTTGTAACAATGTGTTTATGGCGTCAAAAATAATCAAATTCTGAAACTCAAGAGCTTTACTTTGGCTCTGACAGTGAATTTCTGTTGTTTGTAGGTGCATCTTCTAAGTTGTAAAATTGAAACTCCACACACGTTTATAGACTTCATCAAGGGTGGGTGAGTACTCAAGCTTGTGAATATTTTGGtgaatttttgaacattttaaaattgtttgacTGTTAGAGCATGTTAGTAATTTGATTGTGATAGACTATCAAAGTATTTAGATCTGAAAATGAtctcatgttatttatttccttttttctttttttttctttttttattttagaatgcAGATGAATTTTACAGTAGCGATCGATTTCACAGCCTCCAATGGAAACCCCAGCCAACCAAATTCCTTACACTACCTAAGTCCATACCAACCAAATGCCTATGCTATGGCAATTCAGTCCGTTGGGGAAATTATTCAGGATTATGACAGGTGGTCATTTTTTATTCTGTCAAATTTTCTATTACAGTTTTGTAGCCAATACTCTTGTTGCTTAGCTCTGTCATGTATACAATCAGATTGAGCTCTTTGTCTCTTATTTAAGTGGAAAAgagtattttttatgttttgtgaagcTGTCTTTTAAAGCtaagaaaaacatcaaattttaatattttccagCGATAAACTTTTCCCAGCCCTTGGGTTTGGGGCTCGAATCCCACCTAATGGAGTTGTGTCACATGAATTTCCTCTGGTAAGTAAAGTGTGAATTATTTCCTGTGCATGTCTACATAATAATGATGTGCTGGTAGTTCtaatttgtcttcatttaaaagattagaaaacataaaaataatgtaaacctCTTATAAAAGACTGTGAAAAGTTGTTTGTAAATATGGCTTTGAAGACTTTTTTAGAAGAGTTATGGCAATATTgatgaatatttaaaaatataagtttcagtGTATTTGTGAGGAGAGATGACCAAATGTGACCACAAATTGATTTATTAGACTGGCATCACATCCTCATTTAGAGTGTATTTGTTGTATACAAAGGTCTTCATCATGACTTCCACTGTCCCAATTATGTACAAAACAGAAGTATTTACAAACGTTCTTTTCTCCTTCAAGACAAACGTCTTGAAAAACATACTTAAATTGAAGTTTCACAGCCTTTCAAATGAAGttagcatcattttttttcttattttttaagTAAGAGTGTAAGATGAAACAGTGAACGAGTGCTTTTATTGATATGTTTAAGGCTAAATGTTCAAacctgttttattattttagaatttcaACCCACAAAATCCATACTGCCAGGGAATAACTGGAGTGCTTCAGGCCTACTATCAGAGTTTGCAGTCTGTACAGTTATATGGACCTACAAACTTCGCTCCAGTCATCAATCATGTTGCCAGGTGACTTTAATAAAAGAAGACCTGTATAGGTAGTACTGATATTTATGTGCCTACCTTCCCACTTTTCTTATATTGGCGAAGTGGGGTGCAGGATGAGAATTCAGCACAACAATAAGGCCAGTGCATAGATGTTGAGAGCTAAAAGTTATGGTGTATATTTCGCTACATGAGTATTTTATATCTTGTTGAAGCCTAAATATATGATAATGATCTGTTATAGGGGTCctattgtatcatgtgaccaatcaaaaatgttaggcaattactgcaggatcacatttactgtaatatgGGGAcctgaaaaaagttttgcaaaaagttatttagagtagagAAATGattgagaaaattgaggagctgaacatTTTTGgacttgagaagtttctaaagtAAAGAAGTGTCATCTGTGCCCCTTCACATTGAGACAAgtaatcaataaattaatgtcGAAAGAGGTTGCCTAACATTCTTCacatgtcacatgatacagtgtGACTGTTTCTACTGTCACGGACTAAAGAATTtcaactcaaaactcccctgtTAGAAATTGGATAGTGGAAATATCTATTCAAACCtctctggtacatgtatatctttatcGCATTAATATCTCTCAGTAATTATACAAATTGTGCCAGCTAGGTGCTAACCCAAATAACTTACAATTACAAATAACTTCTTGGTTTTCTGACTGTTACTTTTGCGTACAAGTCCACTGATCATGATAAgattttttggttgtttttaatAGTGCAAATAGAAGCTATGAAACTTTATCATGGGTTGTTGacaacaaacaattttaaaatttatttaatcatttaagtgaaaaaatgtCAAGGCGAAAAGTTGTTAATGTGATGAATGATAACAAGTCTGTTCTTAATTTTAGCAAATTTTTGCATCATTTCACAAGTCAATAAATCTGCCTGAAGGTATCATTATCTAGATTGGTTAAAATTGGTGTTGAGTCAGAGGAACACAATGCTGATTTCTGCATGTACTCCTGTGCCTTTGTTACAGATTTGCACAATCTATTAGAGATGGTTCTCACTACTTTGTCCTGCTCATCATCACGGACGGTGTGATCTCGGACATGCCACAGACAATCAGTGCCATTGTTGCTGTAAGTAATCTCTGCTTCTTGTGACAAAGCACATTCACATCTGCTGTTAGCCgacataaattttacaaaagaaatccaaaaaatggaataaatattttggatttattttgcCTGTAAAACAGCAGTTAAATTAATGTGACCTTACTGTTCATATAGTGATCAGTGTTACGTGTTCTTGTGGAGTTAAAAAGTCATGTGTTTTTGAAAAGTATCTACCACCACAAAAGTGGACAAGAGGCTTGGAAATGCTTCTATATTGTCCACCCTTCCATCCATCTCTTTTGCATTGTTAATAGCATGTCTAAAAAACAATTGAAGGCATTGCTTTCAAAGGTGGGTAGTGCCTTGTCATTGTTGGGACAGTGGTTGGTGCTGCGTTTTTGCTGCATTCCATGATGTAGAGATGGCTGCCTCTGGTCATCTTAGATTCCTGTTGTAAATCAGCATCAAGTAAATTGTTGATTCCTGCCATCTTTTCATCTGATAACAACCTTGTGATCAACATGATATATTGAAATTAAATCAGTGGTTGCCTTTTGTTGAACCCTGTCATTGAAGATGGCTGCCATAGCCCATTTCTACTTCTGAATATCTGTCTAGGACCTATCCATGCTGTGAGTGTGATCTAGTCCTTCGAGCATGGTCTTTGGCAGAAGACCTGTAAATATTCAGCTTGTTTTTGTCTCCATGGCCCATGTAGAGCACAAAATACTATTGAAGCCTATTATGTATTAAAGTGGATAGTTACGATTTCATTTTACAGCTATGCCTTGTGATGTAATAGTGCACATTTTAGTTACTCTGACATTAAGTTTTGTTTAATACTTTTTTCCCTTTCTTAGGCATCATCACTACCAATGTCAATCATCATAGTTGGTGTGGGAGATGCAGATTTCACAGGTACTTGTTGTTACTTTCTTTAGTCATACATCTATAACCAATCTAGCGTGAACTATGTTTCAGATGTTGTTTcttatatattgtatttcacctgaagtttagcgtTTTGCTAGAGACGTggtttgcttgattctgattgattcatccaccataCAGAGCCGCTTaacagatttttgtgaagtttgattaatttattatcagaaaaaagtgagcatcaaaagtatcatctTAAGTCCTTAATATCTGcctgaaagtgaatttttacatgCCAGTCTTGAGGTGAAGAGCTTTATCTTTTATAGTGTACCATACATACTGGTACAGAATCCTGTTGTAGGCTACCACGTATAAGTTTAAATATACAATTAGTGTAACTGTGCTGATTACTGTAGATACTGGTGCAGATAGAGAAAATTGCTGATCATGTCTTTATTAACGACCTTTTATACATCTTTGGCAGCCATGGATATACTTGATGCTGATGACGACCCCCTTGTCTCTAATGGCAGAAGAGCAGAACGAGATATTGTCCAGGTGAGACTCCTTCTGTGTTGACAAGTAGACAAAAAGTCAGCTCAATTCAAAAGTGATTACTATCATGTGTACCAAATAAGTACAGGTAGATGtaattatttacctgtatgttacTAATTTTGGATGGTACAACTAATTAGTACATATGCTACTTCTCCCTTTGTCATATCAGTTCCATTATCATTCTATTATACAGTATACTTTGTCACGTGTACTTAATGTTCATTGGCTTTTTCAGTaaaactattcatgtaaatgcatgtacgtgtaattgttattttctttaattCAGTTCGTCCCACTGAAAAACTTTGTGAATCGACAAGGTATGAATGTACAGCTAACCCAAGCACGACTGGCCAAGGAGGTGCTTGCTGAGGTTCCTACTCAGGTGATATCTTACATGAAGAAGAACAACATTGTGCCTAAGCCTACAACTCGGGCATCTGCACCAAGTCTGCCACAAGGAAGCGCCATGCCTCCCAGTGGATCAGTGCCCTCATGGCACAAATAGTGATTTCTTGTAATGCAGGgatcacaaataaaaaattcataTAAGTCAAGTAACATAAGGCAGTCGTGTGCATTGTTGGGTACATCATATATGTCAACTGCATAATCCTAATGTCAATTAATTTCAACCTATTTTTAACTCACTTTTATCAAGTAAGGACAGGACTGAGTGGCAGTGGCAGTGTTGGTGTCAGGTTAAACTTTTTATTTAGGCCCTTCTATATAATAGGCTTTCATATATGGATTGATCAAGGAttgaggtgtttttttttagctccaaCATACAGCCATAGAAggttatttttattatgtttttttttttttttaagatttacgGTCTTGTGATCAAGAAACTTTCCTTCAGGACTACAATTTTTGTGCACAGGCCTACCTAAGTGTAAGAGAGGATGtgattttaccagatttgtcatttttgtgtttgtgaaccCTGGTAAACACAGATTTCTATAAGTCTTTTATGCATGGCTACAGTTTCTTTTGCAAACACCTACTTAGAGAAGCTTACTGTTTCTCTGGCAATCATCCACATAGGTTTAAACCATCCACATATGCACTGACTGTTGTCAGTTTGGTAATGTGCTCAGGCAATCATGGAATTGCAGTGGTCACCCATGGTGCACAGATTGTTAACTGTAGGTAGCGATCTGCATATTAGAGACCACTCTCCTCTTGGGGCTCAAACtccacacaaagaagtctttaCTGCtatagctcaacatttgctcatCTCTTCACAGTTTTGCAATTGTCACCCACAATACAatgattgccaaatgcagtttgcGATTTGCCACCACAACAATTTATAACTCTATAAGATACAATGTCTCTGCTCCGCAATTTCTTATGACAGTGTAATtattttggtctttcttgttgatttaattatAAGATCTTAGCGCTATCTAGTAAAacaataatatctgtgtatgacagtatCATTccactttattttggtttagaggtcggTATTAATTTGAAAGTATCACATCACTTGA
Above is a window of Liolophura sinensis isolate JHLJ2023 chromosome 7, CUHK_Ljap_v2, whole genome shotgun sequence DNA encoding:
- the LOC135471760 gene encoding copine-8-like isoform X1 — its product is MADFNQPFRPGEAVIPATQVEISVSCRNLQDKDILSKSDPVCVLFTKETGNNQYFEYGRTEMIKDTLNPDFVKKFNINYFFEECQKLKFEIYDVDTPGTRLDQQDFLGRFECTLAEIISSPSGKLERPLGGPGNAKRGSITVRAEELSNSKEVIHFQFKATNLDKMDFFGKSDPFLVFKRANEDSSYTVVHKTEVIKNTLNPTWRPFSISGRALCNGDYDRTIKVECYDWNSNGTSDFIGEFVTNLRELTRGAGTSNNYEDDRSSQQWEVINPQKKKKKKSYKNSGQVHLLSCKIETPHTFIDFIKGGMQMNFTVAIDFTASNGNPSQPNSLHYLSPYQPNAYAMAIQSVGEIIQDYDSDKLFPALGFGARIPPNGVVSHEFPLNFNPQNPYCQGITGVLQAYYQSLQSVQLYGPTNFAPVINHVARFAQSIRDGSHYFVLLIITDGVISDMPQTISAIVAASSLPMSIIIVGVGDADFTAMDILDADDDPLVSNGRRAERDIVQFVPLKNFVNRQGMNVQLTQARLAKEVLAEVPTQVISYMKKNNIVPKPTTRASAPSLPQGSAMPPSGSVPSWHK
- the LOC135471760 gene encoding copine-8-like isoform X2 — encoded protein: MADFNQPFRPGEAVIPATQVEISVSCRNLQDKDILSKSDPVCVLFTKETGNNQYFEYGRTEMIKDTLNPDFVKKFNINYFFEECQKLKFEIYDVDTPGTRLDQQDFLGRFECTLAEIISSPSGKLERPLGGPGNAKRGSITVRAEELSNSKEVIHFQFKATNLDKMDFFGKSDPFLVFKRANEDSSYTVVHKTEVIKNTLNPTWRPFSISGRALCNGDYDRTIKVECYDWNSNGTSDFIGEFVTNLRELTRGAGTSNNYEVINPQKKKKKKSYKNSGQVHLLSCKIETPHTFIDFIKGGMQMNFTVAIDFTASNGNPSQPNSLHYLSPYQPNAYAMAIQSVGEIIQDYDSDKLFPALGFGARIPPNGVVSHEFPLNFNPQNPYCQGITGVLQAYYQSLQSVQLYGPTNFAPVINHVARFAQSIRDGSHYFVLLIITDGVISDMPQTISAIVAASSLPMSIIIVGVGDADFTAMDILDADDDPLVSNGRRAERDIVQFVPLKNFVNRQGMNVQLTQARLAKEVLAEVPTQVISYMKKNNIVPKPTTRASAPSLPQGSAMPPSGSVPSWHK